The genomic interval AGTCCCGCTTCACGCGTATCAGCAGAATTCAGTAGTGGAATGGCATCTTCTATCGTACGCACAATCGCACTGCCCACGATCACACCGTCACATTGCTTTTCAAAGCGAGCAACCTGCTCACGGCTGGAAATGCCAAAGCCTACCGCGATTGGCAAATCGGTCGCTTCGCGTACCATCGAGAGGAATTCATCAATACCCGTATGAAAATCAGCTCTCACGCCTGTTACGCCAAGTGATGAAACGCAGTAGACAAATCCTTTTGCTTTGCGTGAAATACGTGTGACCCGATCCTTGGATGTCGGTGCCACAAGAGGAATAAGATGTACATTAGCTGCTTCTGCAAGCAGCCTAACCTCTTCATCTTCTTCGATTGGCAAGTCAGGAATAATGAGACCACTGATGCCTTTGCTCTGTACAAGCTCGAAAAACGCTTCAAGCCCATATTGAAACACCGGGTTGTAATAAGTGAACAATATGAATGGAATTTTAACGCCGGCCTCACGCGATTGTTCAGCTATTTCAATACAATCCTTAATTGTAATGCTGTTATGGCGCAATGCTCGCTCAGATGCACGCTGGATAACAGGACCATCCGCTAGCGGGTCGGAATACGGCACGCCAAGCTCGATCATGTCAGCGCCTGCCTTCTCGAGCGTTTGGATGATAGCAACCGAAGTGGCTAGATCAGGATCACCCATCGTAACAAAAGGAATTAGCGCCGTTTTGCCTTCAGACTTCAGCCTTGCAAATGCTGTATCAATGAGATTCATGCTTATTTACCCCCAAGTAACCCATAATTGCTTCTACGTCCTTATCTCCACGTCCGGATAAGCTGACAACGACGACTTTGTCTTTATCAAGCGTAGGCGCAAGCTTAATCGTCTGAGCGATCGCATGTGCTGATTCCAGTGCTGGAATAATGCCTTCTGTGCGCGATAGCAGCTGCAACGCATCAAGCGCCTCGGCATCCGTTACAGGAACGTATTCAGCACGTCCGGAATCTTTCAAGTAGGCATGCTCTGGTCCAATACCAGGATAATCAAGTCCCGCTGAAATCGAATGAGCAGGTTGTACCTGTCCGTACTCATCCTGCAGCACATAGCTCATCGAGCCCTGGAATACACCGTGACGCCCTTTGGTCATTGTTGCCGCATGCTCAATCGTATCTACACCGAGGCCAGCAGCCTCAACGCCAAGCAGCTTCACGCTGTCATCATTGATAAATGGATAGAAGATACCCATTGCGTTGCTTCCACCGCCAACAGCTGCTACAACATAATCCGGCAATCGACCTTCTTCTGTTAATATTTGCTTACGAGCCTCGTCGCCAATGATACGCTGGAAATCACGAACCATCATCGGATAAGGATGTGGGCCTGTAACTGAACCCAAAATGTAATACGTATCTTCAACATGGCTAACCCAGTAGCGAAGGGTTTCATTACATGCATCTTTAAGTGTTCTCGTTCCAGACAGAACTGGCACAACTTCAGAGCCAAGCAACTGCATCCGGAAAACATTAAGCTGCTGACGCTTCATATCTTCCTCGCCCATAAATACTTTGCATTCTAGACCAAGCAAAGCAGCAATCGTTGCAGAAGCAACGCCGTGTTGTCCTGCGCCTGTTTCTGCAATGATTTTTGATTTACCCATACGTTTGGCAAGTACGCCTTGACCAATCGTATTATTAATTTTATGTGCACCTGTATGGTTCAGGTCTTCACGTTTTAAGTAGATTTTTGCGCCGCCAAGATGCTCGCTAAGTCGTTCTGCATAGTATAGTGAAGTCGGACGACCTGAGTATTTATGCAACAAGTAAGTAACCTCGTCTTGAAATGCTTGGTCCTTGGAATAATGCTGATAAGCTTCCTCTAGCTCTAATAATGCTGTCATTAATGTTTCTGGCACATATCTACCGCCAAATTTGCCGAAGCGTCCATTCTCATCTGGTACTTGTGTCATGCTTCCATCACCCTTCTTACAAATAATCGGATTTTCTCGATATCTTTCCGTCCATCCGTCTCAACACCGCTTGATACGTCTATCCCGTTTGGCGCATATGTCTTTAGCAGCTCTTGCACATTTCCTTCATGCAGACCACCAGCTACATACAGAGTAATGCCAAGCTCTTCAGCTGCTTGCTTATATTCTTTTA from Paenibacillus sp. FSL K6-3182 carries:
- the trpA gene encoding tryptophan synthase subunit alpha, which translates into the protein MNLIDTAFARLKSEGKTALIPFVTMGDPDLATSVAIIQTLEKAGADMIELGVPYSDPLADGPVIQRASERALRHNSITIKDCIEIAEQSREAGVKIPFILFTYYNPVFQYGLEAFFELVQSKGISGLIIPDLPIEEDEEVRLLAEAANVHLIPLVAPTSKDRVTRISRKAKGFVYCVSSLGVTGVRADFHTGIDEFLSMVREATDLPIAVGFGISSREQVARFEKQCDGVIVGSAIVRTIEDAIPLLNSADTREAGLKQIGDFVAQLKG
- the trpB gene encoding tryptophan synthase subunit beta, which codes for MTQVPDENGRFGKFGGRYVPETLMTALLELEEAYQHYSKDQAFQDEVTYLLHKYSGRPTSLYYAERLSEHLGGAKIYLKREDLNHTGAHKINNTIGQGVLAKRMGKSKIIAETGAGQHGVASATIAALLGLECKVFMGEEDMKRQQLNVFRMQLLGSEVVPVLSGTRTLKDACNETLRYWVSHVEDTYYILGSVTGPHPYPMMVRDFQRIIGDEARKQILTEEGRLPDYVVAAVGGGSNAMGIFYPFINDDSVKLLGVEAAGLGVDTIEHAATMTKGRHGVFQGSMSYVLQDEYGQVQPAHSISAGLDYPGIGPEHAYLKDSGRAEYVPVTDAEALDALQLLSRTEGIIPALESAHAIAQTIKLAPTLDKDKVVVVSLSGRGDKDVEAIMGYLGVNKHESH